Proteins from a genomic interval of Polaribacter sp. Q13:
- the tpx gene encoding thiol peroxidase, producing the protein MANITLKGNAINTIGNLPKVGTKATDFKLTAVDLSQKSLSDFAGKKVILNIFPSVDTGTCATSVREFNKKAADLKNTVVLCISKDLPFAQARFCGAEGIDNVVMLSDFADGNFGKSYELEIANGPLAHLHSRAIVIVDENGNVVYTEQVSEIVDEPNYTAALNAI; encoded by the coding sequence ATGGCAAATATCACATTAAAAGGAAACGCAATAAATACAATTGGTAATTTACCAAAAGTGGGTACTAAAGCTACTGATTTTAAACTAACTGCTGTAGATTTATCTCAAAAAAGCTTATCAGATTTTGCTGGTAAAAAAGTGATTTTAAATATTTTTCCAAGTGTAGACACTGGTACTTGCGCTACCTCTGTTAGAGAATTTAATAAAAAAGCAGCAGATTTAAAAAATACTGTTGTTTTATGTATCTCTAAAGATTTACCATTTGCTCAAGCTCGTTTTTGTGGTGCAGAAGGTATTGATAATGTAGTAATGTTGTCTGATTTTGCTGATGGAAACTTTGGAAAATCTTACGAATTAGAAATAGCAAATGGACCTTTAGCACATTTACATTCTAGAGCAATTGTTATTGTTGATGAAAACGGAAATGTAGTGTATACAGAACAAGTTTCTGAGATTGTTGATGAACCTAATTATACAGCTGCTTTAAACGCAATTTAA
- a CDS encoding threonine/serine exporter ThrE family protein, whose translation MKVPEKYYFIIELGKALHIYGIPSYKIQSYLTEVAKTQGITGSFMDSPTWINYVFYEDENSYNYIECIPPGSLNLGAFSRIAELTNKVIDLKIDNDSISNELKIIHSKTKIVNHLHLTLAYAFSAGCFSIMIGTNWISFIFSLLLGAFIYLLVYLSTKSKYLENVFESLSALLVTIICCALSLIFPNFNLGLTILASIIIFIPGLAITTALEEITSKSLVSGGAKLFDSILLLFKQFFGVILGISLMTSIVDIDLTYHVSEMPKWTIFLAIPIFSITLLPIFQVRKKNMLFGAITGITAFFITVLLSGYGVLISTFIGTLAVVGISRLFGLISKTPKTVYLIQGIIMLVPGSKSFMGLSNSFFNPSTTTGSVNLFEQVTFILMGIIGGLLFAGTFRERSSKK comes from the coding sequence ATGAAAGTTCCAGAAAAATATTATTTCATCATTGAATTAGGAAAAGCACTACATATATACGGTATTCCTTCCTATAAAATTCAATCGTACCTTACAGAAGTAGCCAAGACACAAGGCATTACAGGTAGTTTTATGGATTCGCCAACATGGATAAATTATGTTTTTTATGAAGATGAAAATTCTTATAATTATATAGAATGTATTCCTCCGGGATCATTAAATTTAGGAGCTTTTTCTAGAATTGCAGAATTGACCAATAAGGTTATTGATTTAAAAATTGACAATGATTCTATAAGTAATGAATTGAAAATAATTCATTCTAAAACCAAAATTGTAAATCATTTACATTTAACTTTAGCATACGCTTTCTCTGCGGGTTGTTTTAGCATTATGATTGGTACCAATTGGATCTCTTTTATATTTTCATTATTACTTGGCGCATTTATATACCTTTTAGTGTATTTATCAACAAAATCTAAATATTTAGAAAATGTTTTTGAATCATTAAGTGCTTTACTAGTAACTATTATTTGTTGTGCTTTATCTTTAATTTTTCCTAACTTCAATTTAGGTTTAACCATATTGGCTTCTATTATTATTTTTATTCCAGGTTTAGCTATTACAACGGCCTTAGAAGAAATAACATCTAAAAGTTTAGTTTCTGGTGGAGCAAAATTATTCGATTCAATTCTTTTATTATTTAAACAATTTTTTGGAGTAATACTAGGCATCTCCTTAATGACCTCTATCGTTGATATTGATTTAACATATCATGTTTCCGAAATGCCAAAATGGACCATATTTTTGGCCATTCCTATATTTTCAATTACTCTTTTACCCATATTTCAAGTTCGAAAAAAAAATATGCTATTTGGAGCGATAACAGGTATTACAGCCTTTTTTATAACTGTTTTATTATCTGGATACGGAGTATTGATAAGTACTTTTATTGGAACTTTAGCAGTAGTAGGAATTAGCCGTTTATTTGGTCTGATTTCAAAAACTCCAAAAACAGTCTATTTAATTCAAGGTATTATTATGCTTGTACCAGGAAGTAAATCTTTTATGGGCTTAAGTAATTCCTTTTTTAACCCATCTACAACCACGGGATCTGTAAATTTATTTGAGCAAGTTACTTTTATTCTTATGGGAATCATTGGCGGACTGCTTTTTGCAGGTACATTTAGAGAAAGAAGTTCCAAAAAATAA
- a CDS encoding outer membrane lipoprotein carrier protein LolA: MKKIGVLFLSLFLTTITFSQNAEKAKSLLDEVSATMGAYKNMSISFSQTLSNEDAGIMEGDEPPIRGKITLEGEKYSLNYLGNQFIFDGKKLYVINNDEKEISITDGDMSGDDGFIYPSKLLTFYKEGYNFEMGDLKNLNGRKIQLVTLNPIDSDSDIVKVELAIDAKTKHIYKLIQTGSNTSKTTFTITEFKSNQTLSNSFFSVDEEKYKKLNFSID; this comes from the coding sequence ATGAAAAAAATAGGAGTATTATTTTTAAGTTTATTTTTAACTACCATTACTTTTTCTCAAAATGCAGAAAAAGCAAAATCTCTTTTAGACGAAGTTTCTGCCACAATGGGAGCTTATAAAAACATGTCTATTAGCTTTAGTCAAACATTAAGTAATGAAGATGCAGGCATTATGGAAGGTGATGAACCACCAATTAGAGGAAAAATAACCTTAGAAGGAGAAAAATATAGTCTAAATTACTTAGGAAATCAATTTATTTTTGATGGAAAAAAACTGTATGTCATCAATAATGATGAAAAAGAAATTTCAATTACAGATGGCGATATGAGTGGAGATGATGGTTTTATTTATCCTTCTAAATTATTAACTTTTTACAAAGAAGGTTATAATTTTGAAATGGGAGATTTAAAGAACTTAAACGGCAGAAAAATACAATTAGTTACCTTAAACCCAATAGATAGTGATTCTGATATTGTAAAGGTAGAATTGGCTATAGATGCAAAAACAAAGCATATTTATAAGTTAATCCAGACAGGTAGCAATACTTCTAAAACTACATTTACCATTACAGAATTTAAAAGCAATCAAACACTATCTAATAGTTTTTTCTCAGTTGATGAAGAAAAATACAAAAAGCTAAATTTTTCAATAGATTAA
- a CDS encoding diacylglycerol kinase family protein: protein MKNPNDSFLRGRLRSFKFALRGMWLLITTEDSIKAQLFIAGIATVLGFYFNISSIEWMFQIIVIGLILVAEALNTAIEKVADFVHPDYHEKIGFIKDIAAGAPSFAAFTSLIIAGFIYIPKIALLF from the coding sequence ATGAAAAATCCTAATGATAGCTTTTTAAGAGGAAGACTTCGCAGTTTTAAATTTGCATTGAGAGGAATGTGGCTTTTAATAACAACGGAAGACAGCATAAAAGCACAACTTTTTATTGCCGGAATTGCTACTGTTTTAGGATTTTATTTTAATATTTCTAGTATAGAATGGATGTTTCAAATTATAGTAATTGGCCTCATTTTAGTGGCTGAAGCTTTAAATACCGCTATCGAAAAAGTGGCAGACTTTGTGCATCCAGATTATCATGAAAAAATAGGCTTTATAAAAGATATCGCTGCAGGCGCACCCAGTTTTGCAGCTTTTACCTCATTAATTATTGCAGGCTTTATATACATACCTAAAATAGCTTTATTATTTTAG
- a CDS encoding LptF/LptG family permease: MKILDRYILKTFLVPFVATFLIVLFVLVMQVLWQTFENIAGKGISVPFILKFLYYSTLIITPQALPIGVLLSSIMALGNLGENYEFAAAKSAGISLQRLVRPLVVLTLILSGVNFLFLNNIYPYAVLKQKNLYLNIKKKQPALALVPGSFNSDLPGFQIKFDEKHDEEGKNGTEVSLLKKVLIYDLTAGKGNQKVITAESGKIISEEGSRYMTLVLYDGYYYEEHVKSAKTNLQRKKMAASNATFKEYEFNIDISSVTGDNDLDKTNHTKNFMMLSLNQLGDTIPDLKASYDEVLLLKSKNLYAATTARDLYNYPDSLKTANINIDIIENFDLKSKINILNSATTKTERAISSIKNNMTSIKYKRKNLNFFDTEYYNRIAFSLSCLILFFIGAPLGSIIRKGGFGMPMILAIAIYVTYFFSNTFGKNLAEESSISSFLGSWIAAFIMIPIGILLTRRATKDKGIFNVDAFTQPIINFFKKIFSKKEA; encoded by the coding sequence ATGAAAATTTTAGATAGATACATCCTAAAAACATTTTTAGTTCCTTTTGTAGCTACATTTCTAATTGTGCTTTTTGTTTTGGTGATGCAAGTTTTATGGCAAACCTTCGAAAACATTGCAGGTAAAGGAATTAGTGTCCCTTTTATCTTAAAATTCTTATATTACTCTACCTTAATTATTACACCACAGGCATTGCCTATTGGCGTGCTATTATCTTCTATAATGGCATTGGGTAATTTAGGTGAAAATTACGAGTTTGCAGCAGCAAAATCTGCAGGTATTTCTTTACAACGTTTGGTAAGACCTTTGGTAGTTTTAACATTGATTCTTAGTGGTGTTAACTTCTTATTTTTAAATAACATTTACCCTTACGCAGTCTTAAAACAAAAAAATTTATATTTAAATATAAAAAAGAAACAACCTGCTTTGGCATTAGTTCCAGGGAGTTTTAATAGTGATTTACCTGGCTTTCAAATTAAATTTGATGAAAAGCATGATGAAGAAGGTAAGAATGGAACAGAAGTAAGTTTATTAAAGAAAGTATTAATCTACGATTTAACAGCAGGAAAAGGAAACCAAAAAGTTATTACCGCAGAAAGTGGTAAAATTATTTCTGAAGAAGGAAGCCGTTATATGACCTTAGTTTTATACGATGGCTACTATTATGAAGAACATGTAAAATCTGCCAAAACCAACTTGCAAAGAAAAAAGATGGCAGCCTCTAATGCTACCTTTAAAGAATATGAATTTAACATTGATATTTCTTCTGTAACAGGAGATAATGATTTAGACAAAACAAATCATACAAAAAACTTTATGATGCTAAGTTTAAATCAATTAGGAGATACCATTCCAGATTTAAAAGCAAGTTATGATGAAGTGCTTCTTTTAAAATCTAAAAACTTATATGCTGCAACCACTGCTAGAGATTTATACAACTATCCAGACTCTTTAAAAACAGCAAACATTAACATAGATATTATAGAAAACTTTGATTTAAAATCTAAAATTAATATTCTAAATTCTGCCACAACAAAGACAGAACGAGCAATAAGTTCTATAAAGAACAATATGACTTCCATTAAGTACAAAAGAAAAAATTTAAATTTCTTTGATACAGAATACTATAACAGAATTGCATTTTCGTTATCCTGTTTAATTCTATTTTTTATAGGAGCCCCATTAGGTTCTATTATTAGAAAAGGAGGTTTTGGTATGCCTATGATCTTGGCTATCGCTATTTATGTAACCTATTTCTTTAGTAATACATTTGGTAAAAACTTAGCCGAAGAAAGTTCTATTTCATCCTTTTTAGGATCTTGGATAGCAGCTTTTATAATGATTCCAATAGGAATTCTTTTAACAAGAAGAGCAACAAAAGACAAAGGAATTTTTAATGTAGATGCCTTTACGCAACCCATTATTAATTTCTTTAAAAAAATATTTTCAAAAAAAGAAGCATAA
- a CDS encoding DNA translocase FtsK, whose product MAKRKTSTKTPLNSTEKTPSIFAFFKTRQAKTILGSFLILFSAFLCIAFISFFFNWQEDQSTLTELADKTVRSKNLLGKIGANLSNFFIYKGFGIAAFIIAFQILLTGSYILIKKKFAAIIISWNWGLIAMLWISVTLGFVKSNYALLSGVVGFEINSYLKAFIGNTGLVILLTFFLITYLVIRYKVTFDKYIEDLKKKREEREIRREQEAILSETETEEIAPVKTVENTETISLKTDKKEKSVVELSLEKQQPTITKYSDVTAKKEEISLKVDKATGPILKTEIPVEEEQEVEIDVEIDVAIGRDEEHSTENLSNQLVKDFGEFDPTLELGNFKFPTFNLLKQYNESISIDPEELEANKDRIVETLKNYKIGIAEIKATVGPTITLYEIVPEAGIRISKIKNLEDDIALSLSALGIRIIAPIPGKGTIGIEVPNKKSTIVSMHSVISSKKFQESTMELPIALGKTISNETFVVDLAKMPHLLMAGATGQGKSVGLNAVLTSLLYKKHPAEVKFILVDPKKVELTLFNKIERHYLAKLPDVEDAIITDTTKVVHTLNSLCIEMDNRYDLLKAAMVRNIKEYNVKFKQRKLNPNDGHQYLPYIVLVIDEFADLIMTAGKEVETPIARLAQLARAIGIHLIVATQRPSVNVITGIIKANFPARIAFRVTSKIDSRTILDAGGADQLIGRGDLLYTAGNNLNRIQCAFVDTPEVEKITDFIGSQKAYAEAYQLPEYVDDESGTSLDIDIADRDKLFKDAAEIIVTAQQGSASLLQRKLKLGYNRAGRLIDQLEAAGIVGGFEGSKARQVLVPDFIALEQLLENEKNQ is encoded by the coding sequence ATGGCTAAAAGGAAAACAAGTACCAAAACACCCCTAAATTCTACGGAAAAAACTCCGAGTATTTTTGCCTTTTTTAAAACAAGACAGGCTAAAACAATTCTAGGATCTTTTTTAATTTTATTCTCGGCTTTTCTATGCATTGCTTTTATTTCTTTTTTCTTTAATTGGCAAGAAGATCAAAGTACACTTACAGAGTTGGCAGATAAAACGGTTAGAAGTAAAAATTTATTAGGTAAAATTGGCGCAAATTTAAGTAACTTTTTTATTTATAAAGGTTTCGGAATTGCCGCTTTTATCATTGCTTTTCAAATACTTTTAACTGGTTCGTATATCCTTATTAAAAAGAAGTTTGCTGCCATAATTATTTCTTGGAATTGGGGTTTAATCGCTATGTTATGGATTTCTGTAACACTTGGTTTTGTAAAAAGCAATTACGCTCTTTTATCTGGTGTAGTTGGTTTTGAAATTAATAGTTATTTAAAAGCCTTTATAGGCAATACAGGTTTGGTAATACTTTTAACCTTCTTTTTAATTACTTATTTAGTAATACGTTATAAAGTAACTTTTGATAAATATATAGAAGATTTAAAAAAGAAAAGAGAAGAAAGAGAAATAAGAAGAGAGCAAGAGGCTATTTTAAGTGAAACAGAAACAGAAGAAATCGCACCTGTTAAAACAGTAGAAAACACAGAGACTATCTCCTTAAAAACAGATAAAAAAGAAAAATCTGTGGTAGAATTATCACTAGAAAAACAACAACCAACTATTACCAAATACTCAGATGTAACCGCTAAAAAAGAAGAAATTTCTTTAAAGGTTGATAAAGCTACGGGTCCTATATTAAAAACAGAAATTCCTGTAGAAGAAGAACAAGAAGTAGAAATCGATGTAGAGATTGATGTAGCTATTGGCAGAGACGAAGAACATTCTACAGAAAATTTATCTAATCAATTGGTAAAAGATTTTGGTGAGTTTGACCCTACTCTAGAATTAGGAAATTTCAAATTCCCGACTTTTAATCTTTTAAAACAATACAACGAATCTATTTCTATAGATCCAGAAGAATTAGAAGCTAATAAAGATAGAATTGTTGAAACTTTAAAGAACTACAAAATTGGTATTGCAGAAATTAAGGCAACTGTTGGGCCAACCATTACCTTATATGAAATTGTACCAGAAGCCGGAATTAGAATTTCTAAAATTAAAAATTTAGAAGACGATATTGCGCTTTCTTTATCTGCTTTAGGAATTAGAATTATTGCACCAATACCTGGTAAAGGAACTATTGGTATAGAAGTACCTAATAAAAAATCGACCATCGTTTCTATGCATTCTGTAATTTCATCAAAGAAATTTCAAGAATCTACCATGGAGTTACCAATTGCTTTGGGTAAAACCATTTCTAATGAAACCTTTGTAGTAGATTTAGCTAAAATGCCTCACCTTTTAATGGCTGGAGCAACCGGACAAGGTAAATCTGTTGGATTAAATGCGGTTTTAACATCACTTTTATATAAAAAACACCCTGCAGAAGTTAAATTTATTTTAGTAGATCCAAAGAAAGTAGAACTTACTTTATTTAATAAAATAGAGCGCCATTATTTAGCAAAATTACCAGATGTAGAAGATGCAATTATTACCGATACCACAAAAGTGGTGCATACTTTAAATTCGCTTTGTATAGAAATGGACAATCGTTACGACTTGCTAAAAGCTGCAATGGTTCGTAATATTAAAGAATACAATGTTAAGTTTAAACAACGTAAATTAAACCCTAATGATGGGCATCAATATTTACCCTATATTGTTTTGGTTATTGATGAATTTGCAGATTTAATTATGACTGCAGGTAAGGAAGTAGAAACTCCAATTGCACGTTTAGCTCAGTTGGCTAGAGCCATTGGTATTCATTTAATTGTAGCAACACAAAGACCGTCTGTAAATGTAATTACCGGTATTATTAAGGCCAACTTCCCTGCAAGAATTGCTTTTAGAGTTACCTCTAAAATAGATTCTAGAACCATTTTGGATGCTGGTGGAGCTGATCAATTAATAGGTCGTGGAGATTTATTATATACAGCAGGTAACAACCTTAACAGAATTCAATGTGCCTTTGTAGATACACCAGAAGTTGAAAAAATTACAGATTTTATTGGGTCTCAAAAAGCCTATGCAGAAGCCTACCAATTACCAGAATATGTAGATGATGAAAGTGGCACGAGTCTTGATATAGATATAGCCGATAGAGATAAACTCTTTAAAGATGCTGCCGAAATTATTGTTACGGCACAACAAGGATCTGCATCTCTATTGCAAAGAAAATTAAAATTAGGGTATAATAGAGCAGGTAGATTAATAGATCAATTAGAAGCTGCCGGTATTGTTGGTGGCTTTGAAGGAAGTAAAGCCAGACAAGTTTTAGTGCCAGATTTTATAGCTTTAGAGCAATTATTAGAAAACGAAAAGAACCAATAG
- a CDS encoding MATE family efflux transporter: MNITQYTSEFKYNWKLAAPVMLGMLGHTFVSFVDNIMVGQMGTAELAAVSLGNSFMFIAMSIGIGFSTAITPLIAEADSSDNLEQARSIYKSGLFLCTTLGIVLFLGVFFSKPIMYLMKQPEEVVELAIPYLDLVAFSLIPLVIFQAIKQFSDGMSMTKYPMYATLIANVINVVLNYLLIFGKFGFPEMGIVGAAYGTLISRVVMVLYLWLLLRYKERSAQIVKNIKFFVLDIFAIKKIVNLGSLSAMQMLFEVAIFTAAVWLSGMLGKNPQAANQIALNLSSMTFMVATGLSVASMVRVGNQKGLQNYKELRRIAFSIFLLGVLLAVFFALLFFIFRNSLPNIYVDLKDSANYADNMEVVSIASNLLLVAAFFQISDSIQVVFLGALRGLQDVKIPTILTFISYWVVGFPVSYYLGSEEMYGSFGIWLGLLAGLTTASILLFIRFNSLTLKLIKGKQDLLKTI, encoded by the coding sequence TTGAATATTACCCAATACACTTCAGAATTTAAATACAACTGGAAACTTGCAGCACCTGTAATGTTAGGTATGTTAGGACATACTTTTGTGAGTTTTGTTGATAATATTATGGTTGGCCAAATGGGAACAGCAGAATTAGCGGCGGTTTCTTTAGGGAATAGTTTTATGTTTATAGCCATGTCTATTGGTATTGGTTTTTCTACAGCTATTACACCTTTAATAGCAGAGGCAGATTCTTCAGATAATTTAGAACAAGCAAGGTCTATCTATAAAAGTGGATTGTTTTTATGTACAACATTAGGTATTGTACTTTTCTTGGGCGTTTTCTTTTCTAAGCCGATAATGTATTTAATGAAACAGCCAGAAGAGGTAGTGGAATTGGCAATTCCGTATTTAGATTTAGTAGCATTTTCATTAATTCCTTTGGTTATTTTTCAAGCAATTAAGCAATTTAGTGATGGAATGTCTATGACAAAATATCCAATGTATGCAACCTTAATAGCAAATGTAATAAATGTAGTTTTAAACTATTTATTAATTTTTGGTAAATTTGGTTTTCCAGAAATGGGTATTGTTGGTGCAGCTTATGGTACATTAATTTCTAGAGTTGTAATGGTTTTATACTTGTGGTTATTGCTCCGTTATAAAGAAAGATCAGCGCAAATTGTAAAAAATATAAAATTCTTTGTTTTAGATATTTTTGCGATAAAAAAAATTGTCAATTTAGGTTCTTTAAGTGCTATGCAAATGCTTTTTGAAGTTGCTATTTTTACTGCAGCAGTTTGGTTAAGTGGTATGTTGGGTAAAAACCCGCAAGCAGCAAATCAAATTGCGTTAAATTTATCTTCTATGACATTTATGGTTGCAACCGGTTTAAGTGTTGCTTCTATGGTAAGAGTTGGGAATCAGAAAGGATTACAAAATTATAAGGAGCTTCGTAGAATTGCTTTCTCAATCTTTTTATTAGGTGTGTTATTGGCTGTGTTCTTTGCTTTATTATTCTTTATTTTTCGTAATAGCCTACCAAATATATATGTAGACCTAAAAGATTCTGCAAACTATGCCGATAATATGGAGGTAGTTTCAATTGCTTCAAACTTATTGTTAGTCGCAGCCTTTTTTCAAATTTCAGATAGTATTCAAGTAGTGTTTTTAGGAGCTTTACGTGGCTTGCAAGATGTTAAAATACCTACAATTCTAACTTTTATTTCCTATTGGGTGGTTGGTTTTCCGGTTTCTTATTATTTGGGAAGTGAAGAAATGTACGGTAGTTTTGGTATTTGGTTAGGTTTGTTAGCAGGTTTAACAACAGCATCCATTTTATTATTTATCCGTTTTAATTCGTTAACTTTAAAGTTGATAAAGGGCAAACAAGATTTATTAAAAACAATATAA